The Stigmatopora argus isolate UIUO_Sarg chromosome 6, RoL_Sarg_1.0, whole genome shotgun sequence region TATTGTCTGTTGCCGTCTGATTATGTCATTTATTTGTAAAGCACCATACTACAGACTCATTCAATGACTACTGCATCAAAGTAGCTCAACTGCTTCTGTGACAGGTAGCGATTGCTCAGCAGCTGCAGGAAGTATGTCGTCTCCTTTATCATTTTTGTGGTTGGGATGTTTTCCTAAATCTTATTCAGAGGAATTTGAAGGTCTCCACAAATGGACGTATGGATGATGAAGAAAGACGTTATTTCTAGGCTTTTTCATCCTGCTCCTTTTCTTCAGTTCCGCCTTTAGCGTGTCAGAATTTGGCCTTATTTCAAAGTTTGTTGTAGAATGAAACGACAAGGCAATGAGCGAGAAGTGTCAGTTTCAGAACTTGATACACCTTGTCTTAGAAATATAAGGTATAGATTACAGCTAACTCTCCCTCCATACCTGCCATTTGCCCAACGCAGAAGGCAACAATTAGCCATTAAGAGACTTCAGTAGTGTTGTGTAACCACTCAAGGAGGAATTAAAAGTCAAACACGCAATAGGGGAAACGGCGAGCAATAGAAAATTAGTAGGACTACTAAATTTACACACAGTCTTGAAACCAATGTGAAATTATTTGTGTTGTACACGTGTGAAAAAGGTACGAATTGCCTTTATTACTAATCAGTCCAAGACAAAACAGATGTACCAACAATCGGGCAAAGTTTGAGCATTTTTCCACCCTTGCTTATAATTAAAGGCAGAAAAGGCTGAATTTGTATCTGATGTCTCAGAAGAATTATCATGAACAATTAAACTAGTTATTGTCAAGTGTGTCTTGTGGTTTGTACACTGATTTTCTTGGAAAATGGTTAAGGCGGACAATCATAAAAATGGCTGAAAACTGGTATTTCTGTAatcagttaaaaataaatgaaatcaagacATTTAAATAAGAGTCACGAGTGACAAACATTCAAAGAACCACGTCCAAATTGAGGCACATGGGAGATTGCTGAATTTGTCAAGCAATGTTAAAATTCCTATGCTAGCGACCGACACCTCAAGTGCTCTATAATCATATTTGAGCTGCAACTGTGAAGGGGTGGGGGGACTGCATGAAATGACCTAGGAAGGAAAGAGCTGCCTCTTTAAAACCTTATCAAATTTGCCCTTGCCAGACCTGAATGAAGAAGTGGCCTCTTAATGCTCAAACCTACAGAGCCATCTTCTCTGCTTATTGGTGTGGCTCGTCTCTCAGCAGCCCCAACTTCCTGAGAGCCTCTTTTCTGTCGGCATCCATTCCCGGCACCATCATCACTGTGTAAGTCACAGGGTTTGAGGCTTTTGGAGTAACTGCCCGATCCTCTGTGACTGTTTTGAGTCGCTGTTCTGGATGAGTACTCTCATTTCCATTGTTAGCAAAGCTATGGAATTGCTGTGGATCTCCGATCTTTAACCTGTTATGTTGTTCTGGATGAGATAGTGACATAGGCTGTTGGGGGCACCGCGAGTTGTGGTGGAAACTAGCACTGCTATGCAATCCCTTGTTTCGGGGCTCCGGGGCTACCGAAGCTTGGCAAAAAGAGGGGCTTCTTGACGCATTAATGTTCATCcgacttttaaaaaatccatttacCAAAGACAAATGGGATTTGGGGAGCTCCTCTTGGGGAGCTCGTGGAGTTTTACATTCTTGGTCTTTAAGGAGACCGAGCTTTTTCAGAGCTTCTTGTCTTACGATTTTAGGGTCtgttgtgtttttaatgttgtaTGATGAGTTTGAGGCCAGGCCATCTTCTTTTTCCATCTTCACAGAGATATTTGAAGGAGCCCTTTTGGGTTTTGGTGCAACAGGTGGTGGTACTGTCCTAAACTTGCCAGCCAGTCTGACAGCTCTGTTATCTTCCGTGATGAACGGAGAGGGTTTTACCAAGTCTATAGTGTGATCCACGGTGGGACATAAAGGTGTTTTCTTTGTGGAAGCACTCCTTCGTAGATAAACAAGTGCATCGTAGGATAAAGGTCCTCTTTCGCCAGTTTTTACAAAATTGTCTTTAGGTTTGGTTGTAGATGGCATCAGACCGTTGAGTTCAAAATTAACATGAGGATCAGTAGGCTTCTGGCTGGAGATGGTGGTAAATGAAACAGACTTCTTCTTTAAATGGACACCAGGTTTTGGGTTTGGTTTAGATTGATGAGAGCTGCTTGCCAGAACAAAAGGCGTTGGTACAAGATAGTTCTGTATGTGTTTATGCTCCACTTTTTCCCTGATGGTTTCCATAGAGTTGTGCTTTCGCAGACCTGTAAGACAATTATATTTGTTAGCACAGGCAGACATTACTGTGGTGCAGGTTTTACAAAAATGCAATGGTTTTCACTGGTGTGTGTTACTAGCGATTTCACTGCTAAATCTGCATCTGTCGCTAGGTAGATTAGCTCACCACTGAGCTTGTTTTTACTCATGGAGGCTGACAGGTCTGCCAATCTGGAAGCCAGGGTGCTCGAAGTTGGCAAGAGTCCCATTTCTTTATTGGAGATCTCACGCTCATCCTCGGTGTCCAGCGACTCGATGGTCTCCTCCAAAAACATGAGGCAGGCTTTCTCTTCAGCAGACAAGTGCTCCAGACTATCATCGCTCTGTAAAGGAACACAATGCCACGAACTGTCTTTTTATTCAGCTtcaaagatggaaaaaaaagacaaaacttaCAAAAGCAGAAAGTCCGCTGACAAAGCTGTCACAGCTGCTTGCTTTTTCCATGCCAGTCAACGTTTCCAGTCCAGTCCCATAAAGCCAAGTGTCACTTTTTGGCATTTTATCAACGCCGAGGCCCCAAAATGGCTCTCACTCTGCAATGGCAAATAGTGGTACCACACAAACATCACTCTATTTTTCCTTAGATTTTTGTGAAGATATGTTCAAGTTTGACATTgtgctaaaataaaatatataaagaacaaaaaaaaacgtcaattTATAAGTTCCCAATATTTAGGACATTCTTTGTCTTTTATGCACTATTTCCCTTGTATGTGCTTATTACCCAAGTCAATGACTGAGACTGAGCTATTATCTACAGTACTTTGAGTTTGTTATTATTCTTCGGCAATTGATAGCAAGTCAAGAAAAATGATTACTGGGAAAAATGACCCGGCAGAAAAAATGTCATACATTATTATTGAGactgtaaaaaatgaattaatgaattacTCACTAACTTGTAAGGGGAATGACGGTGCATTGTAGTCAGGTGTGTGTGACAAAGCAGCATCTAAACTGGCATGTGACTCAGATTACAGACCACATACTGCTCCTAATCGTCCTCAGCAGGATCACATTCACTGCCCTCCACACGTCCGCGACGCACCCCACACAACCTGTATTATATTACGACTGAATCCATGATAACACTACTAACATTGCGAGCAGACTAACACAAAAGTACATTTGTCCTTTCTGATTTTGCCTGCTTTGAGATCCTGGGATGGAAAAGACTGCACTTCATTGTTCACACTAAGTGACCTCCACCTGTCAGGATGTGGACGCAAGATaacgtttttaaaaatggcacgCAGAGCTTATGCAAATAAGTGGCCTCCAGATGAATGATGACCTTTGACTCTATCGTATGGATCAATGATACAAATTTGCAACAAAAACTTACTGATGTACTGAATTTGCCAATATGGGCGATCCTGGCCAAGACAAAGGCCATAATTAGAATGTAAAAGATTGAACTAAATGATTTTATGTTATCTACACTATGCTAAATAAATAGGGAGACATAAACTTGAGTTAGGGTTAGGTCCTGATGTTTTCCTGATAATTAGTCAAGAAAAACccctcttaaaaaaatacaccgcACAATGATAATCAGAAAATCTTAttggatagattttttttaaaacatccccaattattttattaaaattaaatacatgtAGACATGTatatggctttttttaaaatcggaCTGAAACTTTTGTACCATTAGGTGCAGAGGTAGTTCTAagtgtacagaaaaaaaaagttaccaaCACTCATTTCGAGCTGCAATGATTCATTCAACAAATTAACTCgaaatatgaatttaaaaaaaaatgtcttgttaAAAATGTGCCCAACTTGTCTGAGGTTGTCGGATcagacatgtaaaaaaaatatgcaacttGTCATAAAATAGGAAAGAGAGTAGGCCTTTATCATAGGGAAATGTAAAcaaattagtttttaaattgAGCTTATCTAAAACGATTATGATATGCAATTATGTCATGTTTGCTATCACGTTTCTAGTTTTAATTAGCAAGAGATGTGACACTATGAAGATCAgagtacacaaaaaaatgacaacttaaCCACTTAACTTCATGCCACATTAACATATTTTAATTTGTCTTTACCTATAGCGTGTGGCTGCTGAGTGTCTACATCTCCAATACGATTAAAAGAGAGGATTAAACTAAACACGAGGAATGACCTCTTTAATCAATACGTACACATGCCTggctaataaaaaaatgttagaatatattttgatatatgtaaataaaatagaaacattttttgtCTAAAGGTCTGAAGTGAGGTTACAAAATACGAAAGCGGTAAagttaatattttattatttttattattgagcATAAATGTCTTACCTTTAAGTCGTTTGTGCGGCATGATTTTGTTGTTCTTTCGTGCGAACGTGCTCCTCTGAGTTCGTCTGCGCTCACCtgcagaaactttttttttacaggggCTAAACTGTTAGCCAATCAGAGCGCTCTTTAAAGACGCGTTGTCATGGCAATAAGCCTCAGGTAAGCCCTACCGCATAATGTAGGGTAGTGTTGTTCTCTACTACCATGCCTTTGCACCAATCTCTGGCCACAATTCCAGAGCTGAGTTGGTTCCAAAGGTTTTTTGGGTAAACTAGAGAATGTTAACATTTATTTCATACATGTtggttttctacaggtactccggtatcctcctgcatccccaaaaacatgttctccttgtgccctgaatGTTTCTAAGATAAAACTATCCATGTTTTCTTTGTCTTTCTACTTTAAATCTCTTTGATTAGCTTGACGATAGAAAATCATGGAGCAAATAAGTGCATTTCCCATTTATTTCCTTtacagaatattacaataacactattaaaacattttaatctttCTTTGGGGGCTCAGAATAAGCAGGAATAATTATTGGTTTGTTGTCACAACCAAATTGTGATcctgactttgttttttttaccaaatcatgttttttttaaatataatactatatattttttgataaaaACCCTTTTAGAGTCAACCCATTAATCCATTTCAAAAGGTGCTGACTTTGGTTGTAGCATTGTTTGGAGATTCACAAACAGAATGCTGCTAGAACTCTGATGTTTTTTCTTCACAAACCAATGTAGTTACTGAATTGTCTAGTAGATCATACATGTTGACCTCCAGCACCTCTACTGGGGTTCCGCCTTCCCCTTCACCAGTCAAAGCCAGTAACACTTGCTGGGTCACAGCAGGCTGCGATTGATCGCCAGAGGCGGTTGACTCTGCTGCTTCGCCATCTGCTTGATGCACCGTGATCACCTAAATGGGAAAGAGAATGAGATTttagtataaaaatatatataaaatatttttaatagcgTGTATTGAATTTTCCCAGAAGCTCAGTGAAATTCTGACTTGAACATTTTGGGAAATGCATAATATGAACATCACTATTATGCAGTTGTAAATTTAATCCAAAGGTAAAAAGGGTCCATTGTAATTTTTATGAagtattaaatataaaataattttgatgCCATATGTTAATTGAAGtactaaaatataaaataattttgatgCCATATGTTAATTGAAGtactaaaatataaaataattttgatgCCATATGTTAATTGAAGtactaaaatataaaatatttttgatgccATATGTTAATTGAAGtactaaaatataaaatatttttgatgccATATGTTAATTGAAGtactaaaatataaaataattttgatgCCATATGttaatgtttaaataaaattcaatCCATCTAGAAAATTGCTTCATTGCTTTGTCGTTCTCTGTGGGGACATTTAAGTTGGTTTTAAGGTGTTGAAAAAATATCATCATCCCCAATTatatattgaaatatttcatgTAGATCATATTTTTTAGGTCTACTCCTATCAGAGATTTATAAAGCAAAATGTGACTAGATGCCTGCTCATTCTTCGTTTCCTCCTTTATCCCCTGGCTTTCCATGTGGCAATGAAGGAGGTGTTCTTGCAACTGCTCGTGAGATATGCTGATCTTGGAGCACAGGGGGCAGATAAAACTGTTGCCGCTTTCCGGGTGCTGACTGCAGACATGCTCTAGCAACTCCTCTGGCCTGCCGAACACCACGTTACAGTGTGGGCAATGCACACTGCATGTTGCAGAACCTAAGAACAAAtgttacaaaacaaataaaaatcaaacaataatgagagaaagaaaaaaaaagttgttgtttgtttggtaCAGCTGCTTTACTGCCACCATTTTCCAATGCGCATGTCTTGTAATGTGATACATTATCCAAGAATTCATTTGGTACCTTTATGTATGCTTTCTATGTGTTTGGCCAGGCTGGAAACACAAGGGAAGAATCTGAAGCAGACGTCACACTGGACTAGGGTCTTCAGTTGCCGCGTTTGGTTAGCAAACACCTCAGGGTGATTGGTCCTATTATGGTACCAAAGCCCAGACAGTTGCTGTGGCAACACAAAAGGAACAGTTACATTGAGACACAAGTCATTACCAAGTCATGCATGTAATGAAATAATAACCTGTGACAAACAAAAAGAGGTTGATCATACCTGGTAAGACTTTTTGCAAATTGTGCAGACAAAGGGCTTCATTCCTGTGTGTACGGACTTGTGTTTTTCAAGCAGCGAGGCACAGGTGAAAACCTTGCTGCAGGTGGGACACTTGTGGGAACCTTTGAGGTGGATCTCCTCCATGTGCTTCTGAATCTCCTCTACAGACTGGAAGCTGAGGCAACACTTTTGGCAGTTTAGGGGCTGTAACATATCTGGCGAGGAGCAGGAGAAAACTTTGTACAATACGTTCACAGAAGCCACACTTCATTCAGGTTTTTGGTGTTCATACTGTGCGAGGTCTGCAGGTGGGTAGTCAAG contains the following coding sequences:
- the LOC144075478 gene encoding uncharacterized protein LOC144075478, whose translation is MPKSDTWLYGTGLETLTGMEKASSCDSFVSGLSAFSDDSLEHLSAEEKACLMFLEETIESLDTEDEREISNKEMGLLPTSSTLASRLADLSASMSKNKLSGLRKHNSMETIREKVEHKHIQNYLVPTPFVLASSSHQSKPNPKPGVHLKKKSVSFTTISSQKPTDPHVNFELNGLMPSTTKPKDNFVKTGERGPLSYDALVYLRRSASTKKTPLCPTVDHTIDLVKPSPFITEDNRAVRLAGKFRTVPPPVAPKPKRAPSNISVKMEKEDGLASNSSYNIKNTTDPKIVRQEALKKLGLLKDQECKTPRAPQEELPKSHLSLVNGFFKSRMNINASRSPSFCQASVAPEPRNKGLHSSASFHHNSRCPQQPMSLSHPEQHNRLKIGDPQQFHSFANNGNESTHPEQRLKTVTEDRAVTPKASNPVTYTVMMVPGMDADRKEALRKLGLLRDEPHQ